The nucleotide window TTCAAGTCAGTTGAGGTATAGCTGGGGCACTGGATTTTTCTGAAGTGTGTCAGGTGTGAAGCACTACTAGCTGCTCAAATAAGCGCTCAGGCTCTGCACAGAGCACCGGACACAGCCTCTGGTCCCCtggcttcctagctgtgtgaccttgggctactTAACATCtctaagcctccatttcctccaTGATAAAACAGTACCTAACTAATGGAGTTACGGGGAAGGGttgaatgaaataatgtgtgTGAAGTGCTGAGCACTGTGCCTAGCACAGAGTTAAGTGCTCAGAATGTTATTCTGTTGAAGCAGCGGTTGTTACTAGTCTAGGATCCCGATTTGGAGGTAAGTATCCCGTGAGAAGGGGTCAAGCCCCGTCCTTTTCTCAGGGTGGAGTTGAGAGGAGTCAGTcagagccaggctgggtcagctgCTGGTGTTTGCCATCACCATGGGTTAGCTCTGACATTCTAGTCCAGCACTGCCCATTCTGAGATGATGGAAATCTTCCACAGCCAGGCTGACAATATGGCAGCCACTGGCCACATGGGcctgttgagcacttgaaatgtggctgctgtgactgaggaactgtattttaaaatttattcaatttttattaatttaaagttAAACAGCTACACGTGGTTGAGAGCTACAGTATTGGACAGTGTAGCTCTAGACATGTATGTGTATTGAGGATGAGAGGACACAAAGAAAAATAGCCCTACTGCCTCACACAAGTGTTAAAAGTCCTACAACAGAGATGTGACAGGCATAGCTCCATAGCCCCATTTTGCTAATTAGGGAACTCTCAGAGATACACAAAGACCTGCCCCAGATTAAGAAGAAAGTTAGAGGTAGAGGCCTGACCAAAGGCAGGCAGGTTTCTGGACTGCGAACCCATCGTCACCTGTTGGGCAGAGCTTTGTCTCCCTGGGAGCGGCTCCCACCAGCCCTCCCGCTCCCCCTGAGGTCTGCAGGCAGGCTCTCTCCTGGGCCCCTGTGtccttccccctgcccccatGCTACCCACCTGGAAGAGCTCCTGCACTTTCGCATCCACCCACTGCTCCGTCTCCAGCCAGCGCTGGAGCTGCCCCCGGTCGTACTTCACTGTGAGCCGGCTGGGTCTCCGGGACCTGGACACTCTGGAGGGGTCAGGGTGGGACTTGGACTCTGAGTCTGTGGATGATGTCCTCCTCCTTCCAGAAGCCCACTGGACCTTCTTACTTGGGTTGTCCTTGTCTGGGTTGGGAGATGTACAGGAAGCAGGGCTTGAAGACAGCATGGAAGGACTGGCTTGAACAAGGAGCTGGGAAAAACTGCCAGTTAGAGCAAGGGTGCCAACAGagtgaggagacagagaaaagagggagaggccagcagggaagaaagaaaggtggagggaaggagggcCGAGGCTTCGGGAGGGTGGGGGTCAAAGATCAACAGGCCTTGGTGCTGGGAATGCCAGTCTCCTGGCTCCTTGCTGCCAGTGAGTGGCACTCCTGAGCAGTGCCCCAGCCTCACCTTTCTGCAGTTGCTGGGGCCCAAAGTGATATCAACTGCAGATGAGCAAAGGTCAAGAGGTGCCatgccttgggggaggaaggagCCCCTGAGTTCTGAGGGGTGTAGGGCTCTGCTCGGGGCTCTCTGACCAGCTGTGGAACAGGACCTGAGTCATACTGACCTGAGAGCCCACGGCAGCCCACCTTCCTGGGACTAGATCCAAGTGGGCTCAAGAAGCTGCTATCAGATCCTGCAGGAGCAGAGTCCCTGGCTGTCTGGGGTTTCTGCTCAGTGTGGCACCTCTAGGGGCAGAGGCTGGCCCGGGAGAGCTAGACGGGTGGTTATCTCCGGCCTTCGTGGGCCCCATACCCTCTTGCGTCTGGATGGGTCTGTATGTGTGCTGCCTTTAGGAATATACCAAGGAAGAGGCGCTCCCCTGTCAGCCTGGCCCTGTGTGCCTGAGAAGCCAAATTTATCAAGCTTGTTTCCTGTGCCCAGTCCTCAGAGGCAACTGCTCGGGAAGCTGTGTTCTTCATCGTGTGACTGACTCTCCAGGGACTTGCTCCTTCCTGACACAGAGGAAACCTGCAGACCTAACTTTACCCAGGTGTCCAGCACCAACTTTTAGACATACTTGCATTCTAAAGGAAGGGTGTTTTGTTGGTTTAGTTAGTCCTTTGTAACAAACATTTCAAAACTTTTTAGAAAAGTTACagagcattattatttttttaatgaacagctcagaacaaacaaatgaaaaatgaaagtttCTCTCCTTTCCCCAGCTCCACTCCCCAGAGGCAATGGCCACCAACAGCTTCTGGTTTTGGTTCTCCTATAATCACGGTGATCCCTTTGTGTAATACAAATTTGTCCATTTTACACAGTATCTCTTGTCTTCTCAATatgaaagataaaaaattaacTCCCTCATCCCTTTTACTATCCACAATCcaattttgtttatgtatttctttttaggtCTTGTAGTGGTCGCTTATACATGGTAGAGTTTCTCTTTCCAGTGTACCAACTTCCACCATCATACACTGACTCCTTAATGAGAGCTTTAGACAAAGGTGAATAGATGAGTCTTTAATGATGAAATTTTAGGCCATAAGTTAACAGCGTGGGGGAGGTGTTTGAGGGCTGGAGGCCAGGATGATAGCCTGGAAAAGCCCAGGCTTTGGAGGAAGGCTGAATCTGAGTCCAAACTCAGCTTTGCCCTTCATTAGACGTTTCACAGCCTCTTTGTGtctgttttcccatctgcaaaatggggcttGGGGGAGGATTAGGTGAGACAATGTAGCATGACATCCAAAACAGAATCCCTTCTCAGCAGACATccactccctctctttctttctttgcattcCTGGTGAGGTTCTGTCCCCACAAGGCTGGCCCTGAGATTTCTCTTCAGTGGCTTCCTTCCTGGCCCTCTTTGGAAGAGGGTGGTTGAGCAGAAAGAAGTAGGGAGGCCTCCAAAATGTTGCCTATAGCCTCAGCTGTTCCTTTGATCACCTGTTACACTCTGATGGAACAGACATTATTATAGTTCCTTCTCTCTTGTTTCCTGTCTTCTGAAGGGTTTGGGAGCCCTTTTAGGATCAGAAGAGTCGATGggttttgttcattcattaaataaagaTTTTTTGAGCTCCCCTAGTAGGCTAAGCATTATGCTCAGTACTGGGGTTTGGTGATACAAAAGAGACATGGTCCCTGCTTTCATGGAACTTAcagtgtaaaaataaacaaacattggTCAATTAATCAAACAAATGTAACACTACAACTGTATTTAGTGATCTAAAGAAAAGGTAAGAGGTGCTATGAGAATGTCTAACAAAGGTGTGACCCAGTGAGTGGTAACATTTGAACTGAGTTCTGAAGGACGAATAGGAGTTTATTAGGCAAAGGGGCCAGCAGGAATGGATCTGGCAGAAGGCAGAGTGTATGCAAGGCCCTGTCTCAGGAGGGAGATAGTGAGTACAATAGGCTAAGAGAAGATCAGTGGGGCtggaacaaagaaagcagagagggAAAAATGAGTCATTAGGCAGAAATTGTGGAGATAATCTACACAGACACCTGTGAACCATCTTAAGGAGTCAGATCCTAAGAACACTGGGAGTCACCACAAAATGTTCAGCAATGGTGGCCGGGTAGGCTGACATGTTCAGATTTAAATTTCCAGAAGATCATCTTGGCTGTTGAATAGAGAGAGGATCAGAGCATGCAGAAGGCCTGGAGGAGATCAGTTAGGAGATCAGTGGTGTAGGGCTTGACTGCAGAACTCATGCTGTCATAGCAAGAAGTGGGCAGACTGGAGGGCTCTTAGGGGGTTAGTTAACAGAACATGGTGATGGACTTAGGACACTTAAATATGCAAACTTCATGGATGCCTacacagagacaaagacaggTTCATGCATagagcctctctgagcctgttccctcatctgtagaCTGGGATTGGTGCGATACTGCATCAaccacagcacagcccctgtgaAGCTCAGTGGCACTCAAATGAGTAATGCCCATTATCTACAGTGTGAGACTCCTTATTTACATTCTTTTGTATCAGCATTTAATTTCATGTCACACATCTCTCTGGCCTACGCGTGTCACCATTCATCAGTAAGTTTGCCCTAGATAAGGGAACTCAAAACCCAAGattagatgggaagaaaaaaatatcaggaCCACAGGGCCACATCAGGGCAGGGAAACCAAGGGGGTGCAGGCCTGGGCACAGGTAAGAGCCCTGGAGAGCTACTCACCACATGGCATATGGTTTCCACTAGAGCCAGGGCACTGGGGCAGGCAGCACGCAAGATGAAAgtcacagtctttttttttttattaaggtatcaatgatatacactcttaagaaggtatcacatgaaaaacaatgtggttactacattcacccatattatcaagtcccccccacacactccattgtagtcactgtctatcagcgtagtaagatgccacagagtccctacttgtctgttctgtgctacgctgtcttccccgtgaccccacacacaccatgtgcaccaatcataataccctacaattcccttctccctccctccccacccacccttccccaccactcccctttgataaccgatagtcctttcttggagtctctgagtctgctgctattttgttccttcagttttgctttgttgttatactccacaaatgagggaaatc belongs to Manis pentadactyla isolate mManPen7 chromosome 11, mManPen7.hap1, whole genome shotgun sequence and includes:
- the PPP1R14D gene encoding protein phosphatase 1 regulatory subunit 14D isoform X2 — protein: MLSSSPASCTSPNPDKDNPSKKVQWASGRRRTSSTDSESKSHPDPSRVSRSRRPSRLTVKYDRGQLQRWLETEQWVDAKVQELFQDQPSPSEPEIDLEALMELSTEEQKTQLEPFISELLSQLKKLRRLSRPQK
- the PPP1R14D gene encoding protein phosphatase 1 regulatory subunit 14D isoform X1, producing the protein MLSSSPASCTSPNPDKDNPSKKVQWASGRRRTSSTDSESKSHPDPSRVSRSRRPSRLTVKYDRGQLQRWLETEQWVDAKVQELFQDQPSPSEPEIDLEALMELSTEEQKTQLEAILQNCPRPTEPFISELLSQLKKLRRLSRPQK